DNA from Gambusia affinis linkage group LG06, SWU_Gaff_1.0, whole genome shotgun sequence:
CATGATTGACATCTCAAAACTAACAGACACTTTCAGTTCACCCTTTTTTAATCAAGTTACCTTCTACATCAGTGTTTCCCAtttccagtcctcagggccaccctgcctgcatgttttaggtgtttcccttctgccacacacctggattgaatcttttgggtgattaacaggctcctgcagtacttggtggctgcagaagatgtcatgcaatcatttgaattagctgttctggtatagaggcacatctaaaacgtgcagagcaggggggcccaaggactggaattgggaaacactgttctaCATAATATAGTCATGAGTACAAGAAAATAACAGAACCTCACATTTCACTGTAACACTTTCCATTGTGACTGTTTAACTGACTCAAAAATTGCcatctgtgtattttaataattttttcaaacttttaaaacaaaaagacataaagCATAAAAGTGTAAATGCAATTGTGGCAGTATGCCCTGTGGGCTCTGAACGCACCAGACAAGTGCCTGACTTTAATTGGTTGTGGCGCTGCCTGTATATGTGTATAGcccacattttctatttaaatattttgtattggtctgataaaatattctaatcttaaatattGTGCTTTCATTTGCTGCAAGGGGAGAAtcattataaacaaaaatgaaggcttgaaaacattGGTTTGCATGTATTTAATGTAGAagaaaatttttcatttagtgaatTGAGTTAATGAGATAAATAGACTTTTCaatcatgcaaaaataaatctcatctCTCAGCTGAGCACTgaatttgtttgctgtttttcatgTGAAGCTACTGCAGAGTTTCCACCACCTTTCATTGACCGGACACCCTGTTCATCCTGGTAAAAGGAGGAAGTCTCACAACTTTGATCAACATTTTTCCCCAAAGCACATCGGACAGAAGTTGGTGTCAATCAATCCAAATTAGGAGGAGCTCCAATTAAGCTGTAGTGATTCCATGTTCTGGTGGTCACTCACAATTGAGACGGCTGTCTTTCTAGAACCTCAACGTTAATCCTGAAACacattacatgttttattttcaaagagcACCGATGATTCCACAAAGCCAGTCCTAATTTCTTATTCAAAGTCTtacaaaatttgcatttttccattttgtgccATATAGCTGTAGAAATCTAACCgtggaaaaaaaactccattAATTTGACTTTACTGTTGCCCTGAGAAATTTTACActcataatatatttttaccaCCTGTATATAGTTTTTGACCACAACCAGACTTATTGTTCATACATGTTAAACAAAGTAATAgatacagaaataataaattcactttACAATTTGCAGTTGAAATGGTCTGCATATGGGGTGgtgcaggggcaaagcacaacccacatattgAGGCCTTTGTCCTCGTGGCAgtggtcgcaggttcaattcccagcctgGCGACATTTATCGCATGTCTTCcacctctctcattaccctgttccctttcaaataaaggtcactagagccaataaaacctttttttttaaaaagaaattttctaCATATGGTTTATTTTAGggttaatacatttattttataaattaaattgacaacaggcttaaaaaaatagaataaaaacaaaaatcaagaagtaaatttaaagcaaatccttttgacaaaataaaaggcAGCAACTTCAAATTGACTCAAGTACATAGAGCTCTTTCAGTCTCCCAGCtacatctttaaaatgtctttcttctgCTGTCTTCTTCTTCCACTAAAATTTAACCAGCCTTTGTTGTTATATTAGTTCTTTTGGtaaaaaacttcatttttaagctGTCTTTGATGTCCTTTGTTTTGAAGCAGTATATTATTGGGTTGACAACAGCAGGTAAAAGACTATACAGCATTACAACAACAACTCGAACAGAAGCACTGAAAGTGTATCCTACAAAGTTGGCCAAATAAACAAAGCACCTTGGCAGATAATAAAGGCAGGTGATAATTAGCTGAGGTGTGCAAGTCGACCAAGCCCTAGTGCGTCCTTTAGAGGACGATTTTTTCAGAACAGAAGCAATGATGATAAAATAGGATAGAACAATAAATCCCAGCGGTAACAACAAACTGAACATGGCCAGACTAAATCCCAGAACTGTTGAACTTTGTACATTCTCACATCCAAGGTTAATTATTGATAACTGGTCACAGTAGCAGTGAACAATTAtatttgaattacaaaaaggTAGACTCATAGTTTCAAAAACTACAGCAAACATCCACGAAATCGGCATACACCATGAGATTCCACAAAGCGCAGA
Protein-coding regions in this window:
- the LOC122833048 gene encoding olfactory receptor 52N5-like; protein product: MLYTNVTTIKDFFITGFPGLMPKYYGPVSATLFLVYLAIAAGNIFVLVFVRYERSLHKPSYVIFCHLALSDIMFGTVTLPKTISLYWFNDRIVSFYSCFAQMYFVHFLGATHSFILMVMALDRFIAICSPLRYNSLFTNTTVSALCGISWCMPISWMFAVVFETMSLPFCNSNIIVHCYCDQLSIINLGCENVQSSTVLGFSLAMFSLLLPLGFIVLSYFIIIASVLKKSSSKGRTRAWSTCTPQLIITCLYYLPRCFVYLANFVGYTFSASVRVVVVMLYSLLPAVVNPIIYCFKTKDIKDSLKMKFFTKRTNITTKAG